The proteins below are encoded in one region of Calditrichota bacterium:
- the ligA gene encoding NAD-dependent DNA ligase LigA yields MNDRTAAKAEIELLRTEIRHHDRLYYEEAAPVVSDVEYDRLMRRLIDLETAWPDFRSHDSPTERVAGSPLESFRQVAHAVPMMSLANCYTFEELRDFDRRVRELLGGDPEYVTELKIDGVAVSLHYENGVLVRGVTRGDGRIGDDITANLKTIRDIPLVLAGDTVAGHVEVRGEVYYRRDDFTRLNREREASGLKTFMNPRNSAAGTLKMLDTAEVARRRLRFFAYYADGVALRAQSKVLTWLGEAGFPVLAKWRLCKDIAGVENFWREWETHHDDLPFDADGIVVKLNDRSGQEKLGATAKSPRWAIAFKFVAEGSVTRLNGVTWQVGRTGAVTPVAELEPVLLAGTIVKRATLHNPDEIARLGVMIGDFVEIEKAGEIIPKVLKVVIERRPSDAASIEIPTLCPTCGKPLVRDAEEAVLRCVNPHCPDIVKGRIVHFASRTAMEIEGLGEKTVDLLFGAGLVRDAGDIYGLTVEQVMALPRLAEISAENLITAIAASKSKPFDRLLFGLGIRHVGRNVARVLAGRYPSLAALKSAAESDLTAIPDVGEKIAASIVRFLADPNEQRLLAKLKAAGLGVGSGATAEVPRKLAGKTFVITGTLERWSRGDAEELIRRFGGRASSSVSKKTDYLVAGKDAGSKLARARELGVEVIGEAELALMIES; encoded by the coding sequence ATGAACGACCGGACTGCAGCAAAGGCCGAGATCGAACTGCTCCGGACGGAGATCCGGCATCACGACCGCCTTTACTATGAAGAGGCTGCGCCTGTCGTCAGCGACGTCGAATACGACCGCCTGATGCGGCGCCTGATCGACCTCGAAACGGCCTGGCCCGACTTTCGTTCGCATGACTCGCCTACCGAACGCGTCGCCGGATCGCCGCTCGAGAGCTTTCGTCAGGTCGCTCACGCCGTGCCGATGATGTCGCTGGCGAATTGCTACACCTTCGAGGAACTGCGCGACTTCGACCGCCGGGTGCGCGAGTTGCTCGGAGGTGATCCGGAGTATGTTACAGAACTGAAGATCGACGGCGTCGCGGTCAGCCTCCATTATGAAAATGGTGTTCTGGTGCGCGGCGTAACCCGCGGCGACGGACGCATCGGCGATGACATAACCGCCAACCTGAAGACGATCCGGGACATTCCGCTGGTTCTTGCCGGGGATACTGTAGCGGGACACGTCGAAGTGCGCGGCGAAGTCTATTATCGGCGCGACGACTTCACAAGGCTGAACCGGGAGCGCGAAGCCTCCGGTTTGAAGACCTTCATGAATCCCCGCAACTCGGCAGCGGGGACGCTCAAAATGCTCGACACCGCCGAAGTTGCCAGGCGGCGGCTCCGCTTCTTCGCCTATTATGCAGACGGCGTCGCGCTGAGGGCGCAGAGCAAAGTATTGACATGGCTTGGCGAAGCCGGCTTCCCCGTGCTGGCCAAATGGCGTCTCTGCAAGGACATTGCCGGGGTCGAAAACTTCTGGCGGGAATGGGAGACACATCACGACGACCTCCCCTTCGACGCCGACGGTATCGTCGTGAAGTTGAACGACCGGTCGGGTCAGGAGAAGTTAGGCGCGACAGCCAAGTCGCCGCGCTGGGCTATCGCCTTCAAGTTCGTCGCCGAAGGTTCGGTCACGCGGCTTAACGGCGTAACCTGGCAGGTAGGTCGGACCGGTGCCGTCACTCCGGTCGCCGAACTGGAGCCGGTGCTCTTGGCAGGGACGATTGTGAAGCGCGCGACGCTCCACAATCCCGACGAAATCGCCCGGCTCGGGGTGATGATTGGCGACTTCGTCGAGATCGAGAAAGCCGGCGAGATCATCCCCAAGGTGCTGAAAGTCGTCATCGAGCGCCGTCCCTCAGACGCGGCGTCAATAGAGATACCGACGCTCTGCCCGACCTGTGGCAAGCCGCTCGTCCGGGACGCCGAGGAAGCCGTCCTGCGCTGCGTCAATCCTCACTGCCCCGACATCGTCAAGGGGCGGATCGTTCACTTTGCATCGCGGACGGCGATGGAGATCGAAGGCCTCGGCGAGAAGACCGTCGATTTGCTCTTTGGAGCCGGTCTGGTGCGGGACGCCGGCGACATTTACGGACTGACAGTCGAGCAGGTCATGGCACTGCCCCGGCTGGCGGAGATTTCGGCCGAGAACCTGATCACCGCAATAGCGGCCTCGAAGTCCAAGCCGTTCGACCGGCTCCTCTTCGGGCTGGGGATACGCCATGTCGGGCGTAATGTGGCGAGGGTGTTGGCCGGTCGTTATCCATCGCTCGCTGCGTTGAAGTCGGCCGCCGAGTCCGATCTGACCGCGATCCCCGATGTAGGCGAAAAGATCGCCGCGTCGATCGTCCGGTTTCTTGCCGATCCGAACGAGCAGCGTCTGCTCGCTAAACTGAAGGCTGCCGGACTGGGGGTGGGTTCAGGCGCGACTGCCGAGGTTCCCCGGAAACTGGCGGGGAAGACCTTTGTCATCACCGGGACGCTCGAGCGCTGGTCGCGCGGGGACGCCGAGGAGTTGATCCGCCGGTTTGGCGGTCGGGCTTCATCGTCAGTCAGCAAAAAGACCGACTATCTGGTCGCGGGGAAGGATGCCGGGTCGAAACTTGCGCGGGCGAGGGAGTTGGGCGTGGAGGTGATCGGGGAAGCGGAGTTGGCATTGATGATCGAGTCTTGA
- the lepB gene encoding signal peptidase I: MRRQKKIERSKRIGPVREWIELVVSVVLIVFAIRLAIVEAFRIPTGSMEDTLLVGDFLLVNKFVYGIRTPDWIGIPFTRAGVFVPFARLPGFAKPKSGDIVVFRFPLDPNLSYIKRCIATAGQTVEIREKIVYVDGQPFNDPPHSKRTSQLTYPRDYVEPAVFPKNLEMRNRDNYGPATVPDGHLFVMGDNRDNSADSRYWGFLPERNVIGKALVIYFSYDASKPFYRLNRKVRWERIGNLIR; encoded by the coding sequence TTGCGGCGGCAAAAGAAGATCGAACGTTCGAAGCGGATCGGGCCGGTCCGGGAATGGATCGAACTGGTCGTCTCGGTTGTCCTGATCGTTTTTGCGATCCGGCTGGCGATCGTCGAAGCCTTTCGTATTCCGACCGGTTCGATGGAGGATACGCTGCTCGTTGGCGATTTTCTACTCGTCAACAAGTTCGTCTATGGCATCCGGACGCCCGACTGGATCGGCATTCCGTTCACCCGGGCCGGCGTCTTCGTCCCCTTTGCCAGGCTGCCCGGATTCGCCAAGCCAAAGTCGGGCGACATCGTCGTCTTCCGGTTTCCGCTCGACCCCAACCTCTCCTATATCAAGCGCTGCATCGCCACCGCCGGTCAAACGGTCGAAATTCGGGAGAAGATCGTCTATGTCGATGGTCAGCCCTTTAACGACCCGCCGCATTCCAAGCGGACGAGCCAGTTGACCTACCCGCGCGACTATGTCGAGCCGGCGGTCTTCCCGAAAAACCTCGAAATGCGCAACCGCGACAACTACGGCCCGGCGACCGTCCCCGACGGGCACCTCTTCGTGATGGGCGACAACCGCGACAACTCCGCCGATAGCCGCTACTGGGGCTTCTTGCCGGAGCGAAACGTCATCGGCAAGGCACTGGTGATCTACTTCTCATACGATGCTTCCAAGCCGTTCTACCGCCTTAACAGGAAAGTCCGGTGGGAGCGCATCGGGAATCTGATCCGGTAA
- the lepA gene encoding elongation factor 4 — MDPQRIRNFCIIAHIDHGKSTLADRLLELTGVVAGGAGMPQILDDMDLERERGITIKAHAVAMTYRRPSDGEYRLNLIDTPGHVDFGYEVSRALAACEGALLLVDAAQGVEAQTIANLYQAVEANLTIIPVLNKIDLPAADIDGSRQQIVDLLGCPPDEILSVSAKEGTGAAELLDAIVTRIPPPKGRSDAPLQALIFDSQFDTYRGAIPYVRVVNGVMKPGMTIVFHSTGKKYLIDEVGYLRLKKYPGEELAAGEVGYLIPGCKEVAETRVGDTIGDPAFPDVGMLPGYREPKPMVFAGLFPAMAEDYEELKSGLERLRLNDASLWYEPETSVALGFGFRCGFLGLLHLEIVQERLEREYGLNLVTTVPNVEYRVTTTDGQVILIDNPTLLPPSTAIARVEEPIVSAQIVTPPDAIGAIMGITTERRGLHLNTEYLDPKRVLLHYKLPLAEIIYDYYDKLKSVSRGFASLDYEHTGWEPTRLSRLDILINSEMVDALSVIVHEDKAYNWGRRVVDKLAEVIPRQMFEVAIQAAIGGRIIARSTVRAMRKNVLAKCYGGDITRKRKLLEKQREGKKRMKVIGRVELPQEAFMAILKAD; from the coding sequence ATGGATCCGCAGCGCATCCGCAACTTCTGTATCATTGCCCATATCGACCATGGCAAATCGACCCTCGCCGACCGGTTGCTTGAACTGACCGGCGTCGTTGCGGGCGGAGCCGGTATGCCGCAAATTCTCGACGATATGGATCTCGAGCGCGAGCGCGGCATCACCATCAAGGCTCACGCGGTGGCGATGACTTACCGGCGCCCCTCAGACGGCGAATACCGTCTAAACTTGATCGATACTCCCGGACACGTGGACTTTGGTTATGAAGTCTCGCGGGCGCTGGCGGCTTGCGAAGGCGCGTTGCTGCTCGTCGATGCGGCTCAAGGCGTCGAAGCGCAAACCATCGCCAACCTCTATCAAGCCGTTGAAGCCAACCTCACCATCATCCCGGTGCTGAACAAGATCGACCTCCCGGCTGCCGACATTGATGGCTCGCGCCAGCAGATCGTCGATCTGCTCGGCTGTCCGCCGGACGAAATCCTCTCCGTCAGCGCCAAGGAAGGCACCGGCGCCGCAGAACTGCTCGACGCCATCGTAACCCGTATCCCGCCGCCAAAGGGACGCAGCGACGCGCCGCTGCAAGCGCTCATCTTCGATTCGCAATTCGACACCTATCGGGGAGCCATTCCCTATGTCCGTGTCGTCAACGGGGTGATGAAGCCGGGGATGACGATCGTTTTTCACTCCACCGGTAAGAAATACCTGATCGACGAGGTCGGTTACCTGCGGCTGAAGAAGTATCCGGGCGAGGAACTGGCGGCCGGCGAAGTCGGCTATTTGATCCCCGGCTGCAAGGAAGTTGCCGAGACCCGTGTCGGCGACACCATTGGCGATCCAGCCTTTCCCGATGTGGGGATGCTTCCCGGCTACCGTGAACCGAAACCGATGGTCTTTGCCGGCCTCTTCCCGGCGATGGCCGAAGACTATGAGGAACTAAAGAGCGGACTGGAGCGCTTAAGACTCAACGACGCATCGCTTTGGTATGAGCCCGAAACCTCGGTCGCGCTGGGATTTGGCTTTCGCTGCGGCTTCTTAGGCCTGCTCCACCTCGAAATCGTCCAGGAACGTCTCGAACGGGAATACGGTCTCAACCTTGTAACCACCGTTCCCAACGTTGAATATCGGGTGACGACAACAGACGGGCAGGTGATCCTGATTGACAACCCCACGCTCCTGCCGCCATCGACGGCCATTGCCCGGGTCGAAGAGCCGATCGTCTCGGCACAAATCGTAACTCCGCCGGATGCTATCGGAGCCATAATGGGTATCACGACCGAGCGGCGGGGGCTGCACCTCAACACCGAGTATCTCGACCCCAAGCGCGTCCTCCTGCACTACAAACTGCCGCTCGCCGAGATCATCTACGACTACTACGACAAACTTAAGTCCGTCAGCCGGGGCTTCGCGTCGCTCGACTACGAGCACACCGGCTGGGAGCCGACCCGACTTTCGAGGCTTGACATCCTGATAAACAGCGAAATGGTAGATGCGCTCTCGGTGATCGTCCACGAGGATAAAGCCTATAATTGGGGGCGGCGGGTAGTGGACAAACTGGCTGAGGTGATCCCGCGTCAGATGTTCGAGGTGGCGATTCAAGCCGCCATCGGAGGCCGGATCATCGCCCGCTCGACGGTGCGCGCAATGCGCAAGAACGTCCTGGCAAAGTGCTACGGCGGCGACATCACCCGCAAGCGTAAACTGCTCGAAAAGCAGCGCGAAGGCAAAAAGCGCATGAAGGTTATCGGCCGCGTTGAACTGCCTCAGGAGGCCTTTATGGCGATCCTAAAGGCGGATTGA
- a CDS encoding N-acetylmuramoyl-L-alanine amidase, whose amino-acid sequence MVGAVAPAVIRRWFGATACLALAFWLSSGTGYAQGEVDYVLCYHSGVSAPDTIPSRPVGSGAWIDIAALARRLGGQVVEDESAGLEVVLSGRSLRFHDGTAAVVIGSETGNLLFPVLQEDGRCFAESGSLCRLIQRFTGIELRFEPESHSIHFKGPSPGAVDNGATNRRLAADRERWALDVVVIDPGHGGKDPGAIGSGGLKEKEICLDVGLRLAKVLREKGIRTILTRETDIFIPLAERTRIANRSGGKLFVSLHCNAAKNKKAGGMETYFLAPAKTARAMEVALLENEVIHLEDSPEDYRDITEENFILLSMAQATFTRESQSLAGLVQERVAPKAGLKNRGVDQAGFYVLVGASMPAILFEMAFITNPQEAKQLKTRSFRQTLAEGMGETIIHFLNNNQ is encoded by the coding sequence ATGGTCGGCGCTGTCGCTCCGGCAGTGATCAGGCGCTGGTTTGGTGCGACCGCGTGCCTTGCGCTCGCTTTTTGGCTCAGCAGCGGAACCGGTTATGCGCAGGGCGAGGTCGATTACGTCCTCTGTTATCATTCCGGAGTCAGCGCACCCGATACCATACCATCGCGACCGGTGGGCAGTGGTGCGTGGATCGATATTGCAGCCCTGGCAAGACGCCTGGGGGGGCAGGTTGTCGAGGATGAGAGTGCCGGACTCGAGGTCGTCCTCTCCGGGAGGAGCCTCCGATTTCATGACGGTACAGCGGCGGTCGTCATCGGGTCCGAAACGGGCAACCTTCTCTTCCCGGTACTGCAGGAAGACGGGCGCTGCTTTGCAGAAAGCGGCTCGCTCTGCCGGTTGATCCAACGCTTCACCGGCATCGAACTCCGGTTCGAACCCGAATCGCACTCCATCCACTTTAAAGGACCTTCACCGGGTGCAGTCGATAACGGCGCAACGAACCGGCGTCTGGCGGCCGACCGCGAGCGCTGGGCTCTCGATGTCGTCGTAATCGACCCCGGGCACGGCGGCAAGGATCCGGGAGCCATCGGGTCCGGAGGCTTGAAAGAGAAGGAAATCTGTCTCGACGTCGGTCTGCGCCTCGCCAAAGTCCTTCGCGAAAAGGGCATCCGGACCATTCTGACCCGTGAAACTGATATCTTCATCCCGCTCGCCGAGCGGACCCGCATTGCCAATCGCAGCGGGGGCAAACTCTTCGTCAGTCTGCATTGCAATGCCGCGAAAAACAAGAAGGCCGGCGGAATGGAGACCTACTTCCTGGCTCCGGCAAAGACCGCACGGGCAATGGAGGTGGCGCTCCTTGAAAACGAGGTGATCCACCTGGAGGATTCGCCCGAAGACTACCGCGACATCACGGAGGAGAACTTCATCCTGCTCTCGATGGCGCAGGCGACTTTTACCCGGGAATCGCAGAGCCTGGCTGGACTGGTCCAAGAGCGCGTTGCGCCTAAAGCCGGGCTGAAGAACCGCGGCGTCGATCAAGCCGGTTTCTATGTATTGGTCGGCGCATCGATGCCGGCGATCCTGTTCGAGATGGCTTTCATCACCAATCCTCAGGAAGCGAAACAACTGAAGACCAGGTCGTTTCGCCAGACCTTGGCCGAAGGAATGGGCGAGACGATAATTCACTTTCTAAACAACAACCAGTAA